In Actinobacillus indolicus, a single genomic region encodes these proteins:
- a CDS encoding Nif3-like dinuclear metal center hexameric protein, whose amino-acid sequence MLTNIQLEQILDEKLNSKAIADYAPNGLQVEGRREIRKIITGVTASLPLVEQAIAKKADAILVHHGYFWKSENPCIRGMKGKRIKQLLVNDINLFGYHLPLDIHTELGNNAQLAKHIGVKHLQGLEDKVLSIPVYGELDEAISAQELANRLEKALNRKPILCDEFIADFPQKLIKTVAICTGGGQGYIDLAASKQIDAFISGEISEQTTHSAREQGIYYFSCGHHATERDGVKALGEWLAKEYGLDVEFIDIDNPA is encoded by the coding sequence ATGCTTACAAATATACAACTTGAACAAATTCTCGATGAAAAACTTAACAGTAAAGCGATCGCAGATTATGCGCCCAATGGCTTACAGGTTGAAGGTCGCCGTGAAATTCGCAAAATTATCACAGGTGTCACTGCTAGTTTACCCTTAGTTGAACAGGCTATTGCGAAAAAAGCCGATGCAATCCTTGTTCATCACGGCTATTTTTGGAAAAGCGAAAACCCTTGTATTCGTGGTATGAAAGGCAAACGGATTAAACAACTGCTCGTCAACGACATCAATCTATTTGGCTATCATCTTCCCCTTGATATACACACTGAGTTAGGCAATAACGCTCAATTAGCAAAGCATATTGGGGTTAAACACTTACAAGGCTTGGAAGATAAGGTGCTTTCTATTCCTGTCTATGGCGAATTAGACGAAGCCATTTCTGCACAAGAGTTAGCGAACAGACTAGAGAAAGCCCTTAATCGTAAACCGATTTTATGTGACGAATTTATTGCAGATTTTCCACAAAAATTAATTAAGACTGTGGCTATCTGTACTGGCGGTGGACAAGGTTATATTGACTTAGCAGCAAGTAAACAGATTGATGCCTTTATTAGCGGCGAGATTTCAGAGCAAACTACCCATTCAGCAAGAGAACAAGGGATTTACTATTTTTCTTGTGGACACCACGCCACCGAAAGAGACGGCGTGAAAGCCTTAGGTGAATGGCTGGCAAAAGAGTACGGATTAGATGTCGAATTTATTGATATTGATAATCCAGCATAA